CCggataaagtttttttttttattatttaaaaaagttatatatacgCGTTTTGAGGTTCCTTTACAAGTTGCAATATGCAATTTCCTGTGTGCTAGCTAGCTGTGATGATCAATCTTAAGAGAAAAGTTCAAGCAATTAAGAGtccattaataatttttaatcctTTCACCCTGCCGTCATATTGGAGATTGTCAAATTCATAGTAAAAATCAATAATCAAAATCACTATAAATCCACAAATCAAACATTGAGGCTTaagttttaatatattaaacCTTTTTAAATTTGTCTGCTGCATAAGgctttttaattataaaatctccaaaaaaaaaaatcaatttgtttAGTGGAACTAAAGTAAATGTTTTAGTAGCTTTACTCAAAGACCGGTCATATATACGCttgataattttttcattaTGGAGCACATAAAAGTTATCATTTACTTTTTTGTTTAACATTGAAAATGACTTGATATTAAGTAGTTAATGtctttgttaagaagtctcaaaTCGGATGTGAGATGACTTGTGTATaggtttataaagtagaggtaactctcaccttacaagctgatTTTATAGGGTTGAGTTATGTTTAATTACCAATTCTAAGATAATATCAAAGCCTCTACATGATCTGTTGGGCCACCTGCTATCATGTTTCCGCTATCAgaccacccaccatttatatccacgcattAAGCTCAATAGTGTTGGGGGTGAAGGAGTGTGTtggaagtctcacatcggatgtAAGATGACATGtgtatgtgtttataaagtagagacaacTCTTACCTTACAAACtgattttgtaggattgagttagaCCAAATTCTCGATTCTAACTATTTCAATCAAGTTGGCAATAACGAACCGATTACGAGTAATTCGTGTCGATCTCGCTAAAGTCCAGacccataaaaataataaaaaatatatcaatatatacatataagtCCTTCCCTTTCAGTTCGAGTACAGGGGTTCGAatctcaaataaataaaaaaaaaagagtttgaaTGAAATTGTAAGAATATGTATGCTATACGACTTTTTTCTTGGGATTGTAGTTCAATTGGTCAGAGCACCGCCCTGTGATCAAGGCAGAAGCTGCGGGATCGAGCACCGCCTTGGGACTTGGATGAGTATCCCTTTTCGCACAACATATCCTCCCTTCATCCAAAGTCTCACGTCTCTTCACTTTGTTATCAACTTCAACCTCACAAAGGAGAAGATCATTATCATCATAATGACCAACAACATTTGCAGATGTAGTGTTCTTCAGCTTTTCTGTTTTTTCCTTTAGGCTTCGCAGATCTTCCATGACTTTTGGACATTTAAATTGCATGTGACCGAGCTCTTCACAATAATGACATCTAACGTTACTCATATCTCTTGATTGAACTCTTCTATCATATTCATATTGATCTCCCTGATTTTTTCTTCGCCAACCTTTAGCTACTAGTATTTGATTGTCTTCAGAAGATTTATCAACACCCATCATTTGTTGACTTTCTTTCAATGATTTCACAACTTCATTAGTTGCAGTGTACTCTTTCCGGCTAACATTGACTGCACGAGTGGTTTATAAGATTTGGGTAGCGAAGCCAACAAAAGTAACGCTTGTTCTTCATCTTTGATATCGTCGCCTGAATTCATAAGTCTAGATATCAACTCAttaaacttattaatatgaTCAAACACATTACCTTCATCTTCCATCTTCAGTGAgtacaaatttattttcatcatcagtCAGTTAGTTAATGTGGTTGATGCAAACTTAGATTCCAACAAATCCCACAATTTCTTTGGACAAGGTTTTTTCAATACAGTCACTTTAATTTGTGGAGCAAGTGCCAAACGAATTGTGCTCACAGCCTTTTTTCTTAATTGTACTCCACTCTGAATCTTTCTTCTcacttggtttttctttttctaaagcGTAATCAAGACCTTGTTGGACCAAATAGTCTTGAATTGTGCATTGCCATAAGGAGAAATCCGTCCTCCCATCAAACAAAGGAACATCCAAACTTGAAAGTAGCCATAACACTTTGAGAAAAACAGAAATAAGATTGACAACTAACCTCTCTTCAAATAATTGTGCAGCGCAACTTCTCTTCCTCCCTTGATCGAAACATTTGCTCTGATGCCACTTGTTGAGAAAACAATCAGGAAAAAAAAGTCTCCGcgcaataaataaaaacaaacagaatattcaaccaataaataaaaccaaacaaaatcaactcacaataatattttactaTCAAATCTGcaataatataaaactaaatCTGCAATTTTTATAAGGCGAAATTGCAACCTATCAAACTCTCACACAATTGCAATTTTTTAcaaggactaaaattgcaaatcCCCTCGACTATaatttttgaacaaaaaaattgcaAACCCTCCTAATTCACTCAAAGACTAGAGTTATTTTGGTGAACAAAACTCAAATTAACtcttcatatatatttataataaatttctACCTCTTTTTTCTTCCAACTACTCGATGTGGGACTTGGATGAGTAACCCCTTTCACACAACATTAAACTCGTACTATTATTccaatttttctatttaatattttactaatCCATTCTCTTTAAATTTGCAAACCAAGAAAAGATAAATTTGTTGAGAAAAAAAGAGAGATAAATTTCATTTAAGTGATAAAAGGACATTAAAAAAGTATGCCATCACTAGGACAAACAACTACAAATTGACACATCCACATATACATACTATTTCTTTTTGCACTTTTATCATAAGGTAaaatgtttggaaaataaaagtGGATAACATTAAAAATACTCCTAAACAAAAGATGGTATTTTCTATGAATCTCTTTCTTTATTCTTTGAAACAACCTACAAGAACATTACAAGTAAGCCATATGATCagtgttaaaataaaataaaaactaaaacattcCATAGGCCCATATTTCTGAATCCATAATCACTTTTGGATACTGATTATGAGGAGCCTCAAACACTTGCTTTCtgtcaccatcatcatcatcattgatTACAAAGTCCCAACTTCTAATAAAGTCATCATCCCATAATgtcatattaatattattattactattttcattaaagttattattttcaatattattattaacattaaAATTATGTGACCAATCAAAATCAGGGAGAAGCAAATCTTCAAGGAAGTTagatgaatttgaatttgaagatgatgatgttgatgttgtgtttgatgaagatgaaggaACACATGGAACTAGAATTTCATTTGAGTTTATTATTGGAACTTCTTCTATTAAGAACTCATTCATTAGTTCCAATGAATCAAAAAGTGGTGTCATAACTTGGTCTTGTTCTTTAGCTTcattgattgttgatgattcaaAGGATGTTTCTTGCTTTTGAGGTTCCTTGTTTTTgtcattctcattttcaacttttGTGTCATGTTCAATAGGTGAAGAAGAttcttgttgattttgttgttcttgcaattgttgttgtttttcaCATTTTGTTTGATCAATTGCATTTGGGAGTAACTTGTGTGTAACTGGATCAATTCCCATTTTCTTGAGCTTTTTCTTTATGTGAGTATTCCAATGATTCTTAATCTCATTATCGGTTCGTCCCGGCAGATGAGAAGCAATTTTAGACCATctgcacaaaaaaataaaacatcgatattaattaaagtgacatTAATACACTTCGTATGAAATTTACATTCTGCCATTTTAAGGTTACAACTTCAAACTCTTAACACACTTTTGTAGacaataatcaataaattaaaattttaaaaaaatgatttcatCATAAGGTCTAAAAGGAATAATGACTTCATGGCCACTTATAAAGATATCTTTTACAAATATCACTAtagttgaaataaaaaatattagccTATAAGACAAACATGGCTAACATTACTTACTCAATATTTAAGATTCCCATTTAGAGTCAACTTTATAGAACAACAATCATGAATAGTTTATTTTTCACCTTAAAATAAACTGAAGATAACATAAAAGAAATTAGAAAACACTAggtctaaattttttttataaggtttttaattgtattaaatgtaatatatattatgGACCAATGACTGTGTCTTCTTTTTGTGTTGAATAAACAAAGTGCAACATGAAAAGTGTGTATTATAGAATTGATTAATTTCTCTTAAGTTATTGTATTTAGCATGATTAAGAAATATTCAATTactctaaattaaatattactaCTCTCTTAGATAAACTTAGTCAAATATTTTATTGCAAAGCATGCAAAACAGAGGTAACAGAGTAAATGGTTATTGAAAGAACCTATTGCCAAGTTGAGCATGAAGATCAATGAccattttttcttcatattctgATAAAAGTCCTCTCTTTAAGTCTGGCCTTAGGTAATTTGTCCATCTCAATCTACAACTTTTTCCACACCTTAACAACCCTGCATGAATTCATaacaatttttatgttaattaaggtcaaaatatttaaaactttatGCTAATTACTTCAATTAAAAATGCAAGCTTTTTTCCACTTaaacattttccaaaaataatGAAGTTAGAAGAAACATATGCTATCTCAAATATTTTATGctttcttaaaattaaaatttatacttaaaatattcaaaatatatttttaaaagggtaAAACAatatatacattttaaataaggaaaatgctaaatagtgcccccggttTAAATAAATGCTTGATTTCCTTGTCTGTgaaaaatggaattttttttgaaaagaaagacaaaaaaaataagtataacTTTAATGAACCCTTTTTAGACTTTAATCACATTAGCAAGAAATGACTATGATGCTCTGCAATATCAATAATCACGATGCAACTGCAATTGCAATTTAAAACTACGATTCTGATAACCACTTATCAGAATCATATATAAGGGGGTAATGAAATGAAACCTGCTAACTTAGGAACAGCTCTCCAACAACATTGGCCATTAGtaagaataaaatttatgaGCTTTTTATCTTCCTCTGCAGTCCATGGTCCTTTCTTCAAACCAACTTTGTCACAACAAGGTTGTCTTCCCATTTTTGTTGTACCAAATATTTGAAATGCTAACAAAGTCTATCCTTGGAAAATGATCCCCCAAAATTTGGAGGgttgaaattgatttttgagAGAGATAGAGAAAAAAGAGGGAGAGATAAAGACTTGAGAGTTTGCAAGAATATGCAAATGACAAGATAGAGCTACACCACctacttatttataatttatatagaaaatttgCAATAGCTTTTGCCTCATAAGTCCTTGAAGCCCACTaccgcaatttttttttttatttcatactATTTGGCCTTTTTTGTTGACAGGAATACAATTTGGTTTTCtttctttatattttctttttcattaatATGCAAATgatacaacatttttttttccggtAGTTAATGTTTGAATGAAGAATGAGTTTAACAAAGTTAAGATAGTGTCAACCGATCTGATCGTTAGTTTGTTTAACAAAGTTAAGAATGAGTTTATCGTTAGTTTCTTATAGgaggaaaattaaaatattgtgtTGATTTTTCCTTTTAGTTTACGATGAGTTGGGAATCGAATCTtgaacctataacatactacccaaaccactcaccactagatcaaacctaatTGTGGTGGCTTAACGTAACTATATAACTTTTATCGCAAATTCAAGCATGTATGAAGTAGTTTTATAACTATTGACATGTGTCATTAAGTAAGGTGACATGGTCCACACGTGCTATGTCATTGTCAGAAGACGCCACCTCATCGAACTAACTCTTGCTTTGGTTTCAAGCGTGAGATACTCCACTAActcaaaattctcctaaaacACAACTAAGCAAGTAAATTTATTTTGCCAAAAATAATTGGGAACACTGTACGTAGTTAACTAGGTCTATTcctcttataattttttttttttgacaaaacatatTCCTCTTATAATTTTGTTGACATTTTCATTTATATCGATAAGATTATGATCAAGACAACTTTATAATAGTCAATGGCGGAATCAGGAAATAAAATTCAGGGGGCCGCtagaaaatttataatatataaattaaacaaaaaattatatttcatataaaaatttaagtaataaaaaaattaaattgcatgCCGTCAATAATATTCTACGTGTGCCAAATGACTTGAAATtatcaataatttattttaaattaatacttgcacaagtttaattttatagaattatatattttattatattacatGTATACTTAAAAGagaattattgtttttatttaaaaatagttggcttgtttttttaagaaaaaaaaaaatagaagttgTCCATTGTTGGTATTGATATATATCtataaaaatcaactttttacgAAATAGTTAGGTGAGGGTTGAGCTCACGACCATCAGGAGCAAAGGTGTGACATTCTCTCTTCAGAACCACTAGGCTACGCGTTACTTATGGTCATTCGTGGgcgaaaacaaatatatatataggtttcAAATTAGAAAAATACAAAAGGTATTAaagtaatttctcattttttcggGGGTGGTCGCAGCCCACCCCAGCCACCCCTAGTTCCGCCACtgataaccaataaaaatatgtTCAATATGAGGCAGCATTCACATTTATTTAGGTACATATGATAGAGTTATAATGACATGTACGTAGTAGAGTACTACCTCTGTTAAATGATCTAGTTGACCACCTCCGCGAGCAACTGTGGAGGCTAATTCCCTCGAGttaactgagatccatttaagaaGTTTActtctcccaacaaatgtttttcatatgcatcgaacccaggaccaaaTGGAAAAGGAacccaagtatctaccacttttGTCACACTATGTTGGTTCTTTATAAAAAGTGGTGGTTCAAGTGGCTAGGTTCAGCAGGCATTGTGGGCCGGAAGTGCAGAGGCCTATTATTCCTCCACTGGCAGGACATTGCACATATCtaccttaaaggtgaaatttctaaccactaaactacGACAAAAACGTTGTCATTCTTGATAATATAATATCTGATTTCGTTCATGCTATATATATGAGATATAATCTGAATAGTATTTGCAAGTGAAGTAGTCATTATCTTAAACAAGTTGATGTATTTGTAAGATTGGGTCAgatataaattcaaattttgtgaTAACTAGACATCATATTTAGAAATATTCTCATGGTAACAAATGTTCCAAGGCACTCcttccgtcctaaaatataagtaaaaaatggtgaataaaaatgaatgtatttagtccaaatctttaaccaaatacattaagttattttgactcatttttgcttatattttgggacggggGAGTACCGATTAAACATGCAAAATATAGAAATGACAATTTTCAAACTTCAAAATGTTAAATACACTAttaagtcaatttttttatatttacttcCTTATTCTAAGAagacttttaagttttaagcaTTTTCCTTAACCATTTTATTATTCCTCCAcccaaaacaaaagaaaatagaacaTGAGTATAAACCActccaaaaagaaaaacaacatcTAAGTCATCCGCAAAGAAAATAGAATctccaaagaaaaaagaaggcCCATACTGTGCAACCAGATCACCAAGGCTTAGGCGCACCTCCACAGAACACCAAACTATCGGCTCTAGCTTAAAATTGGTCGAACCTCCCATTCATAAAACGAGTAGGGAATATCAGGAATTTTAGCCATAAaccattttcaagaaaaaagtTTCACCATACCAACAGAAGAAAttcttttagaaaaattaagttGTTCTGGACATTCTGAATCGACCAAATAACAATATGATAAATTAGAACTCACCCCAAGTAAAGCTCAAACAATCATACAATTAGGGGTGGACAGAAAAATCGTGGTCCGGTCCAACCCGAAAAAACCGAGGAAAAAAACAGAGAAATGGGCGGTTTGGATTGGGTTGTAGATCAATGGATTTGAGAATTCGTTTTACATAAAGTTGACATGGACGGGTCCGGGTTAAGGGAACTGGGCCGTTGAGACCCGAAACCCGTCCACATAGATGAAAAATTAAGCGCAACGTATTTAACTATATGGTTTGACATACACtataacacacacacacatacaaaatAAGTAAAACTATACAAATGCTACTGGATAAAGCAAATGATACTTAATAATTGCATTACTTAATTAGATaacatcactttttttttgtggatgACTGTATTAACTTTTAATGTTTACAATGGTTGGTTATGCAACTTTTGTCCAACATATTATACTACTTAATATCTATTTTAGtacaattttattataaaaaatacgCTAAATATTACAATTGGGCTGTCAGTTAAATTGGGCTAGGAATGGTCTAATCCGAATCAAACCGCTCAATAAATCATTTAAACCACAAAGCCGAACCCGTAAAAACAGCTCTCCATTTTTTGGGCGGATTGAATATTATTCTCTGACTCTACGATTTGGGCTGGGTGATAATTTTGTGCCCGATCCCACCCAGATCCGCCCATTATCCACCCCTACCTACAATCTCATTAGGCAAAACAAAAACCACCCATAACTAGCTAACGATAGCGTACCACAGTTGTGTGGGTGAAAGTTTTAGTGTTTGATATTTTATCTATAGATAAAAAGTAACTACTACCtatataccaaaaaataaaaaataaattactactAGTACTTTCCGTTCTAAGTACAGTATAAAAGAAAAGGTTTAATTAACAACCCTTGACGTATAGACAAGTACATAGAGAGGTTACCTTTTCGGATTTGGATTTAGTGAAGtcgactgcatgcagtcaataAATCTggaccgtctgatcaagatcagacggttcATACTTTAAGAtcagattttaattataaaatctgaTCTTAAAATCTGgaccgtctgatcttgatcagacggtcTAGATGTGACCGACTGCACTGCAGTCAGTGAATTCCTGAATGCACTGAACCCCTATCCTACCTtttcagtattttttttaagaacaaGTAAAATCAAAGATAGAGTcaactttaatttgttttactAGTCAACCGTTTGAAGAAAATGAGTATTAGAAACAAAAAGAGTGGTTACTGGTCAAAGCCATATATCCATGCATTCACACGATCTTTTCATGTTTTTGGTCAAACCGATAGATATATTTGCAGAAAATCACACTTTCTAAGCTTCGGCAATTTCACAGCCAAAACTACACAGAAAGACAAAGAAATTTTGCATTCATAGTTGACTTGAACAATACAAATAACTAGTTGAAAGACCCGTGCCGTGCATTTGCACGGGTCATTgaattttattcgatatttaaatttgtcattatattatggtagaaGATGTAtgtagaataaaatatttaaaaatttgttactatatatatactattgttaaaatataagtgatattattgtgctattttttgtaaaatttattaaatggataaatttgattataattaattatcaatgacaaattattcaatttttaatgtatttgtCACAAATGCGTCAAAAAAAGAAGTATTTGTTACAAATAATtatcccgtgtatattttttaatcaaaatttgattagaaaaatttgactattttattcttatttttatattcctatgatttattttattcttatttttaagcatataaatttttttattgtatttttttttatattctttttatattttttttataaaattttagtaaGATTGTTTAGTTGATCGTATTCATCTcatttgttgctatttttatgctatagattattttattttgtttctatctataatttgttttattcctatttttaatcatatccactttttttatttaacttatattctttctatatatgtttttttttgtagtctttctatttttttttaatatttttttagcgaaattacaatgaaggatataaaacttgcaacgtggttaaaaacaataaggataatttaggaactttggtggtaatcgattttaatatattataaaaataatagatttGCTCGAATATATGGGTTTAGTCGTATATGGCTACAGTACAGCCTATATGggagaaatttcaaatttataataatttattaaattattctaaatacttttatttcttgaataaatacttttatttcttgaatgaataaattttgtttttaatgtatttcatcattagtattttatttttatgttaattcttcgatttttagaaaaataaaaaatggatcaTTCAGATTAATTAAGCTGCAAGATAAATAAAGCGTGATAATTTAGAGTTCATCATATAattcataatataatataaaccaTATAGAGCTTCATTGATATTAAGTTACTCTGtagattatataa
This portion of the Trifolium pratense cultivar HEN17-A07 linkage group LG3, ARS_RC_1.1, whole genome shotgun sequence genome encodes:
- the LOC123918851 gene encoding transcription factor MYB20-like, which translates into the protein MGRQPCCDKVGLKKGPWTAEEDKKLINFILTNGQCCWRAVPKLAGLLRCGKSCRLRWTNYLRPDLKRGLLSEYEEKMVIDLHAQLGNRWSKIASHLPGRTDNEIKNHWNTHIKKKLKKMGIDPVTHKLLPNAIDQTKCEKQQQLQEQQNQQESSSPIEHDTKVENENDKNKEPQKQETSFESSTINEAKEQDQVMTPLFDSLELMNEFLIEEVPIINSNEILVPCVPSSSSNTTSTSSSSNSNSSNFLEDLLLPDFDWSHNFNVNNNIENNNFNENSNNNINMTLWDDDFIRSWDFVINDDDDGDRKQVFEAPHNQYPKVIMDSEIWAYGMF